In Anas platyrhynchos isolate ZD024472 breed Pekin duck chromosome 22, IASCAAS_PekinDuck_T2T, whole genome shotgun sequence, the following proteins share a genomic window:
- the PHC2 gene encoding polyhomeotic-like protein 2 isoform X2, protein MENEQLPAPPQPPSSSASGTGTTPSSTGTGRPPAPQISVYSSIPDRQTVQVIQQALHRQPNTAAQYLQQMYAAQQQHLMLQTAALQQQHLTSAQLQSLAAVQQASLAANRQSGSSGANGTQAAPAQQPTINLATSPAAAQLLNRAQSVAPGASGIAQQAVLLGNAASPALTASQAQMYLRAQMLIFTPTGPVSAVRPESPAPAPPPAPPPAPPPAAPQVHSLALRPAGPHLPALAMKPPGGSPRAAPPRVPPPDTPGDHLKKAEGPEARTHPLARAAAPATTHPLVTPAYAPLQPPQFLQQPPKPIQQQFVIQQQQLAPRGQPPPGPAAPQLQPLPPASPGPVPPPKAGASPGVPHGAGADGAAPNGHPGCHGAPRKFQHASAVILQLQPAGATPPLGIPEGARRDPPPAERSAESPPAAPPQPPAPQPPPPAAPPGPEAPPGERPPAHEPGADRVHAQPDASAPGMTSGNGSSASTVAGAAPHNGENKPPQAIVKPQILTHVIEGFVIQEGAEPFPVGRSSLLVGNLKKKYAQELLAEKLPQQDNTTTTDSEMEEPYMQESKEEGNPPKLKCELCGRVDFAYKFKRSKRFCSMACAKRYNVGCTKRVGLFHPDRSKLQKPGGPPHGRRRTCKVPTLSKDTKKQTPVSLPTGSVPLSVTASLQLNHSQEDSSRCSDNSSYEEPLSPISASSSTSRRRQGDRDLELRDMELPDMHMRDLAGIGHRFLPSEPSKWNVEDVYEFIRSLPGCQEIAEEFRAQEIDGQALLLLKEDHLMSTMNIKLGPALKIYARISMLKDS, encoded by the exons ATGGAGAACGAGCAGCTCCCAGCGCCCCCGCAGCCGCCCTCCAGCAGCGCCAGCGGCACCGGCACGACGCCCAGCAGCACCGGCAccggccgcccgcccgccccccaGATCTCCGTCTACAGCAGCATCCCTGACCGCCAGACCGTCCAG GTGATCCAGCAGGCGCTGCACCGGCAGCCCAACACAGCGGCGCAGTACCTGCAGCAGATGTACGCcgcgcagcagcagcacctgatGCTGCAGACGGccgccctgcagcagcagcacctcacCAGCGCCCAGCTCCAGAGCCTGGCGGCCGTGCAGCAG GCCAGCCTGGCGGCCAACAGGCAGAGCGGCTCCTCGGGTGCCAACGGCACTCAGGCGGCACCGGCGCAGCAGCCCACG ATCAACCTGGCGACGTCGCCAGCGGCCGCCCAGCTCCTGAACCGGGCGCAGAGCGTCGCCCCCGGCGCGTCGGGCATCGCGCagcaagctgtgctgctgggcaaCGCCGCCTCGCCCGCCCTCACCGCCAGCCAGGCCCAGATGTACCTGCGGGCACAGATG CTCATCTTCACGCCCACGGGCCCCGTGAGCGCCGTCCGGCCCGAGAGCCCCGCGCCTGCCCCACcaccggccccgccgcccgccccacCACCCGCCGCCCCCCAG GTGCACAGCCTGGCGCTGCGCCCCGCCGGCCCCCACCTCCCCGCCCTCGCCATGAAGCCCCCCGGTGGCTccccccgggccgcccccccccgggtccccccACCTGATACCCCCGGCGACCACCTCAAAAAGGCCGAGGGCCCCGAGGCCCGTACCCACCCCCTGgcccgcgccgccgcccccgcaACCACCCACCCGCTCGTCACCCCAG CCTACGCCCCACTGCAGCCgccccagttcctgcagcagccGCCGAAGCCGATCCAGCAGCAGTTTGtcatccagcagcagcagctagcgccccgcgggcagccccccccggggccggccgccccccagctccagccgctgccccccgccaGCCCCGGCCCGGTGCCCCCACCCAAAGCGGGGGCCAGCCCGGGGGTCCCCCACGGTGCCGGGGCTGATGGCGCTGCCCCCAACGGGCACCCCGGCTGCCACGGGGCCCCTCGCAAGTTCCAGCACGCCTCCGCCGtcatcctgcagctgcagcccgcCGGTGCCACG cccccgcTCGGCATCCCCGAGGGCGCCCGCCGGGACCCGCCGCCCGCCGAGAGGAGCGCCGAgagcccgcccgccgccccgccgcagccccccgccccgcagccgccgcctcccgccgcccccccgggccccgAGGCCCCCCCGGGCGAGCGGCCCCCGGCCCACG AGCCGGGCGCCGACCGCGTTCATGCGCAGCCCGACGCCAGCGCTCCCGGCATGACCTCGGGGAACGGGAGCTCTGCCTCCACCGTCGCCGGCGCTGCCCCGCACAATGGTGAGAACAAACCGCCCCAGGCCATAGTGAAGCCCCAGATCCTGACGCACGTTATCGAGGGGTTCGTCATCCAGGAGGGGGCAGAGCCGTTCCCG GTGGGACGGTCCTCGCTGCTGGTGGGGAACCTGAAGAAGAAGTATGCGCAGGAGCTGCTGGCCGAGAAACTCCCGCAGCAGgacaacaccaccaccaccgacTCCGAAATGGAGGAGCCCTACATGCAAG AATCCAAAGAGGAGGGGAACCCCCCGAAGCTGAAGTGCGAGCTCTGCGGCCGCGTCGACTTCGCCTACAAGTTCAAGCGCTCCAAGCGCTTCTGTTCCATGGCCTGTGCTAAGAG GTACAATGTGGGGTGCACGAAGCGCGTGGGCTTGTTCCACCCCGACCGCAGCAAGCTGCAGAAACCCGGTGGCCCCCCGCACGGGCGCCGCCGCACTTGCAAGGTGCCCACCCTGAGCAAAGACACCAAGAAGCAG ACGCCGGTTTCTCTCCCGACGGGCTCGGTGCCTCTCTCTGTGACGGCGTCACTGCAGCTCAACCACAGCCAGGAGGACTCGAGCCGCTGCTCGGACAACTCGAGCTACGAGGAGCCGCTGTCCCCCATCTCAGCCAGCTCGTCCACCTCGCGCCGGCGCCAGGGCGACCGCGACCTCGAGCTGCGCGACATGGAGCTGCCTGACATGCACATGCGGGACCTGGCGGGCATCGGGCATCGCTTCCTGCCCAGTGAGCCCAGCAAGTGGAACGTGGAGGACGTCTACGAGTTCATCCGTTCGCTGCCGG GCTGCCAGGAGATCGCAGAGGAGTTCAGGGCGCAGGAGATTGACGGgcaggcgctgctgctgctgaaggaggaCCACCTCATGAGCACCATGAACATCAAACTGGGCCCTGCCCTCAAGATCTACGCCCGCATCAGCATGCTCAAGGACTCCTAG
- the PHC2 gene encoding polyhomeotic-like protein 2 isoform X3, translated as MENEQLPAPPQPPSSSASGTGTTPSSTGTGRPPAPQISVYSSIPDRQTVQVIQQALHRQPNTAAQYLQQMYAAQQQHLMLQTAALQQQHLTSAQLQSLAAVQQASLAANRQSGSSGANGTQAAPAQQPTINLATSPAAAQLLNRAQSVAPGASGIAQQAVLLGNAASPALTASQAQMYLRAQMLIFTPTGPVSAVRPESPAPAPPPAPPPAPPPAAPQVHSLALRPAGPHLPALAMKPPGGSPRAAPPRVPPPDTPGDHLKKAEGPEARTHPLARAAAPATTHPLVTPAYAPLQPPQFLQQPPKPIQQQFVIQQQQLAPRGQPPPGPAAPQLQPLPPASPGPVPPPKAGASPGVPHGAGADGAAPNGHPGCHGAPRKFQHASAVILQLQPAGATPPLGIPEGARRDPPPAERSAESPPAAPPQPPAPQPPPPAAPPGPEAPPGERPPAHEPGADRVHAQPDASAPGMTSGNGSSASTVAGAAPHNGENKPPQAIVKPQILTHVIEGFVIQEGAEPFPVGRSSLLVGNLKKKYAQELLAEKLPQQDNTTTTDSEMEEPYMQGVPPRPPESKEEGNPPKLKCELCGRVDFAYKFKRSKRFCSMACAKRYNVGCTKRVGLFHPDRSKLQKPGGPPHGRRRTCKVPTLSKDTKKQLNHSQEDSSRCSDNSSYEEPLSPISASSSTSRRRQGDRDLELRDMELPDMHMRDLAGIGHRFLPSEPSKWNVEDVYEFIRSLPGCQEIAEEFRAQEIDGQALLLLKEDHLMSTMNIKLGPALKIYARISMLKDS; from the exons ATGGAGAACGAGCAGCTCCCAGCGCCCCCGCAGCCGCCCTCCAGCAGCGCCAGCGGCACCGGCACGACGCCCAGCAGCACCGGCAccggccgcccgcccgccccccaGATCTCCGTCTACAGCAGCATCCCTGACCGCCAGACCGTCCAG GTGATCCAGCAGGCGCTGCACCGGCAGCCCAACACAGCGGCGCAGTACCTGCAGCAGATGTACGCcgcgcagcagcagcacctgatGCTGCAGACGGccgccctgcagcagcagcacctcacCAGCGCCCAGCTCCAGAGCCTGGCGGCCGTGCAGCAG GCCAGCCTGGCGGCCAACAGGCAGAGCGGCTCCTCGGGTGCCAACGGCACTCAGGCGGCACCGGCGCAGCAGCCCACG ATCAACCTGGCGACGTCGCCAGCGGCCGCCCAGCTCCTGAACCGGGCGCAGAGCGTCGCCCCCGGCGCGTCGGGCATCGCGCagcaagctgtgctgctgggcaaCGCCGCCTCGCCCGCCCTCACCGCCAGCCAGGCCCAGATGTACCTGCGGGCACAGATG CTCATCTTCACGCCCACGGGCCCCGTGAGCGCCGTCCGGCCCGAGAGCCCCGCGCCTGCCCCACcaccggccccgccgcccgccccacCACCCGCCGCCCCCCAG GTGCACAGCCTGGCGCTGCGCCCCGCCGGCCCCCACCTCCCCGCCCTCGCCATGAAGCCCCCCGGTGGCTccccccgggccgcccccccccgggtccccccACCTGATACCCCCGGCGACCACCTCAAAAAGGCCGAGGGCCCCGAGGCCCGTACCCACCCCCTGgcccgcgccgccgcccccgcaACCACCCACCCGCTCGTCACCCCAG CCTACGCCCCACTGCAGCCgccccagttcctgcagcagccGCCGAAGCCGATCCAGCAGCAGTTTGtcatccagcagcagcagctagcgccccgcgggcagccccccccggggccggccgccccccagctccagccgctgccccccgccaGCCCCGGCCCGGTGCCCCCACCCAAAGCGGGGGCCAGCCCGGGGGTCCCCCACGGTGCCGGGGCTGATGGCGCTGCCCCCAACGGGCACCCCGGCTGCCACGGGGCCCCTCGCAAGTTCCAGCACGCCTCCGCCGtcatcctgcagctgcagcccgcCGGTGCCACG cccccgcTCGGCATCCCCGAGGGCGCCCGCCGGGACCCGCCGCCCGCCGAGAGGAGCGCCGAgagcccgcccgccgccccgccgcagccccccgccccgcagccgccgcctcccgccgcccccccgggccccgAGGCCCCCCCGGGCGAGCGGCCCCCGGCCCACG AGCCGGGCGCCGACCGCGTTCATGCGCAGCCCGACGCCAGCGCTCCCGGCATGACCTCGGGGAACGGGAGCTCTGCCTCCACCGTCGCCGGCGCTGCCCCGCACAATGGTGAGAACAAACCGCCCCAGGCCATAGTGAAGCCCCAGATCCTGACGCACGTTATCGAGGGGTTCGTCATCCAGGAGGGGGCAGAGCCGTTCCCG GTGGGACGGTCCTCGCTGCTGGTGGGGAACCTGAAGAAGAAGTATGCGCAGGAGCTGCTGGCCGAGAAACTCCCGCAGCAGgacaacaccaccaccaccgacTCCGAAATGGAGGAGCCCTACATGCAAGGT GTCCCTCCGCGCCCCCCAGAATCCAAAGAGGAGGGGAACCCCCCGAAGCTGAAGTGCGAGCTCTGCGGCCGCGTCGACTTCGCCTACAAGTTCAAGCGCTCCAAGCGCTTCTGTTCCATGGCCTGTGCTAAGAG GTACAATGTGGGGTGCACGAAGCGCGTGGGCTTGTTCCACCCCGACCGCAGCAAGCTGCAGAAACCCGGTGGCCCCCCGCACGGGCGCCGCCGCACTTGCAAGGTGCCCACCCTGAGCAAAGACACCAAGAAGCAG CTCAACCACAGCCAGGAGGACTCGAGCCGCTGCTCGGACAACTCGAGCTACGAGGAGCCGCTGTCCCCCATCTCAGCCAGCTCGTCCACCTCGCGCCGGCGCCAGGGCGACCGCGACCTCGAGCTGCGCGACATGGAGCTGCCTGACATGCACATGCGGGACCTGGCGGGCATCGGGCATCGCTTCCTGCCCAGTGAGCCCAGCAAGTGGAACGTGGAGGACGTCTACGAGTTCATCCGTTCGCTGCCGG GCTGCCAGGAGATCGCAGAGGAGTTCAGGGCGCAGGAGATTGACGGgcaggcgctgctgctgctgaaggaggaCCACCTCATGAGCACCATGAACATCAAACTGGGCCCTGCCCTCAAGATCTACGCCCGCATCAGCATGCTCAAGGACTCCTAG
- the PHC2 gene encoding polyhomeotic-like protein 2 isoform X1, producing the protein MENEQLPAPPQPPSSSASGTGTTPSSTGTGRPPAPQISVYSSIPDRQTVQVIQQALHRQPNTAAQYLQQMYAAQQQHLMLQTAALQQQHLTSAQLQSLAAVQQASLAANRQSGSSGANGTQAAPAQQPTINLATSPAAAQLLNRAQSVAPGASGIAQQAVLLGNAASPALTASQAQMYLRAQMLIFTPTGPVSAVRPESPAPAPPPAPPPAPPPAAPQVHSLALRPAGPHLPALAMKPPGGSPRAAPPRVPPPDTPGDHLKKAEGPEARTHPLARAAAPATTHPLVTPAYAPLQPPQFLQQPPKPIQQQFVIQQQQLAPRGQPPPGPAAPQLQPLPPASPGPVPPPKAGASPGVPHGAGADGAAPNGHPGCHGAPRKFQHASAVILQLQPAGATPPLGIPEGARRDPPPAERSAESPPAAPPQPPAPQPPPPAAPPGPEAPPGERPPAHEPGADRVHAQPDASAPGMTSGNGSSASTVAGAAPHNGENKPPQAIVKPQILTHVIEGFVIQEGAEPFPVGRSSLLVGNLKKKYAQELLAEKLPQQDNTTTTDSEMEEPYMQGVPPRPPESKEEGNPPKLKCELCGRVDFAYKFKRSKRFCSMACAKRYNVGCTKRVGLFHPDRSKLQKPGGPPHGRRRTCKVPTLSKDTKKQTPVSLPTGSVPLSVTASLQLNHSQEDSSRCSDNSSYEEPLSPISASSSTSRRRQGDRDLELRDMELPDMHMRDLAGIGHRFLPSEPSKWNVEDVYEFIRSLPGCQEIAEEFRAQEIDGQALLLLKEDHLMSTMNIKLGPALKIYARISMLKDS; encoded by the exons ATGGAGAACGAGCAGCTCCCAGCGCCCCCGCAGCCGCCCTCCAGCAGCGCCAGCGGCACCGGCACGACGCCCAGCAGCACCGGCAccggccgcccgcccgccccccaGATCTCCGTCTACAGCAGCATCCCTGACCGCCAGACCGTCCAG GTGATCCAGCAGGCGCTGCACCGGCAGCCCAACACAGCGGCGCAGTACCTGCAGCAGATGTACGCcgcgcagcagcagcacctgatGCTGCAGACGGccgccctgcagcagcagcacctcacCAGCGCCCAGCTCCAGAGCCTGGCGGCCGTGCAGCAG GCCAGCCTGGCGGCCAACAGGCAGAGCGGCTCCTCGGGTGCCAACGGCACTCAGGCGGCACCGGCGCAGCAGCCCACG ATCAACCTGGCGACGTCGCCAGCGGCCGCCCAGCTCCTGAACCGGGCGCAGAGCGTCGCCCCCGGCGCGTCGGGCATCGCGCagcaagctgtgctgctgggcaaCGCCGCCTCGCCCGCCCTCACCGCCAGCCAGGCCCAGATGTACCTGCGGGCACAGATG CTCATCTTCACGCCCACGGGCCCCGTGAGCGCCGTCCGGCCCGAGAGCCCCGCGCCTGCCCCACcaccggccccgccgcccgccccacCACCCGCCGCCCCCCAG GTGCACAGCCTGGCGCTGCGCCCCGCCGGCCCCCACCTCCCCGCCCTCGCCATGAAGCCCCCCGGTGGCTccccccgggccgcccccccccgggtccccccACCTGATACCCCCGGCGACCACCTCAAAAAGGCCGAGGGCCCCGAGGCCCGTACCCACCCCCTGgcccgcgccgccgcccccgcaACCACCCACCCGCTCGTCACCCCAG CCTACGCCCCACTGCAGCCgccccagttcctgcagcagccGCCGAAGCCGATCCAGCAGCAGTTTGtcatccagcagcagcagctagcgccccgcgggcagccccccccggggccggccgccccccagctccagccgctgccccccgccaGCCCCGGCCCGGTGCCCCCACCCAAAGCGGGGGCCAGCCCGGGGGTCCCCCACGGTGCCGGGGCTGATGGCGCTGCCCCCAACGGGCACCCCGGCTGCCACGGGGCCCCTCGCAAGTTCCAGCACGCCTCCGCCGtcatcctgcagctgcagcccgcCGGTGCCACG cccccgcTCGGCATCCCCGAGGGCGCCCGCCGGGACCCGCCGCCCGCCGAGAGGAGCGCCGAgagcccgcccgccgccccgccgcagccccccgccccgcagccgccgcctcccgccgcccccccgggccccgAGGCCCCCCCGGGCGAGCGGCCCCCGGCCCACG AGCCGGGCGCCGACCGCGTTCATGCGCAGCCCGACGCCAGCGCTCCCGGCATGACCTCGGGGAACGGGAGCTCTGCCTCCACCGTCGCCGGCGCTGCCCCGCACAATGGTGAGAACAAACCGCCCCAGGCCATAGTGAAGCCCCAGATCCTGACGCACGTTATCGAGGGGTTCGTCATCCAGGAGGGGGCAGAGCCGTTCCCG GTGGGACGGTCCTCGCTGCTGGTGGGGAACCTGAAGAAGAAGTATGCGCAGGAGCTGCTGGCCGAGAAACTCCCGCAGCAGgacaacaccaccaccaccgacTCCGAAATGGAGGAGCCCTACATGCAAGGT GTCCCTCCGCGCCCCCCAGAATCCAAAGAGGAGGGGAACCCCCCGAAGCTGAAGTGCGAGCTCTGCGGCCGCGTCGACTTCGCCTACAAGTTCAAGCGCTCCAAGCGCTTCTGTTCCATGGCCTGTGCTAAGAG GTACAATGTGGGGTGCACGAAGCGCGTGGGCTTGTTCCACCCCGACCGCAGCAAGCTGCAGAAACCCGGTGGCCCCCCGCACGGGCGCCGCCGCACTTGCAAGGTGCCCACCCTGAGCAAAGACACCAAGAAGCAG ACGCCGGTTTCTCTCCCGACGGGCTCGGTGCCTCTCTCTGTGACGGCGTCACTGCAGCTCAACCACAGCCAGGAGGACTCGAGCCGCTGCTCGGACAACTCGAGCTACGAGGAGCCGCTGTCCCCCATCTCAGCCAGCTCGTCCACCTCGCGCCGGCGCCAGGGCGACCGCGACCTCGAGCTGCGCGACATGGAGCTGCCTGACATGCACATGCGGGACCTGGCGGGCATCGGGCATCGCTTCCTGCCCAGTGAGCCCAGCAAGTGGAACGTGGAGGACGTCTACGAGTTCATCCGTTCGCTGCCGG GCTGCCAGGAGATCGCAGAGGAGTTCAGGGCGCAGGAGATTGACGGgcaggcgctgctgctgctgaaggaggaCCACCTCATGAGCACCATGAACATCAAACTGGGCCCTGCCCTCAAGATCTACGCCCGCATCAGCATGCTCAAGGACTCCTAG